In one Novosphingobium humi genomic region, the following are encoded:
- a CDS encoding MFS transporter codes for MNPFSRFFAGMTLRPQGLTLIAAGFLPVFAIVTMFPIVAAMIRHFDNDPAAASKVPLMVTAPGLTVAVLSPFAGLIVDRFGRRRLLLVSTLLYGALGSAPFLLDDIDQIFATRLLLGACEAGILTIVNTLIADYWDDTGRKNWLFVQGFVGTFFGSAAMLASGLIAGVRWNGGFLIYLVAFPIFAAMLAFIYEPRPKDQRPEAATPTRTPFPWIEAIAVVLVTFSASALYYLFIVNGSIAFAEIGVTDTAELSRLTYIPSLFVMLGAVIFRIFAKRSNAVQLTAFLLFLGTGLVGVGLSKSLPAMILAVTVQQIGAGMAVPTLIAWAQTKFTFEHRGRGMGAWTSAFFMGQFASAWVANNLAQAAGSMRGGFLIAGMVAAASCGAVILWGLLGRGKARFAV; via the coding sequence ATGAACCCGTTCAGCCGTTTCTTCGCCGGAATGACCCTGCGCCCGCAGGGACTTACTCTGATAGCCGCCGGCTTTTTGCCGGTGTTCGCCATTGTAACGATGTTTCCCATCGTGGCGGCGATGATCCGGCATTTCGACAATGATCCGGCGGCCGCCAGCAAGGTGCCCCTGATGGTAACCGCGCCGGGGCTTACCGTGGCGGTGCTTTCGCCCTTTGCCGGGCTGATTGTCGACCGGTTCGGGCGACGGCGCCTGCTGCTTGTCAGCACGTTGTTGTACGGCGCCTTGGGCAGCGCGCCGTTCCTGCTTGACGACATCGACCAGATCTTTGCGACGCGCCTGCTGCTGGGGGCCTGTGAAGCGGGCATTCTCACCATCGTCAACACACTGATCGCAGATTATTGGGACGACACAGGGCGTAAAAACTGGCTGTTTGTGCAGGGTTTTGTCGGCACATTTTTCGGCTCTGCGGCCATGCTGGCATCCGGCCTGATCGCAGGCGTGCGATGGAACGGCGGCTTCCTGATCTATCTGGTCGCCTTTCCGATCTTTGCCGCCATGCTGGCATTTATTTATGAACCCCGGCCCAAGGATCAGCGCCCCGAAGCGGCCACGCCCACCCGCACGCCTTTCCCATGGATCGAGGCCATTGCGGTGGTGCTGGTCACCTTTTCCGCATCCGCCCTCTATTACCTGTTCATCGTCAACGGAAGCATCGCGTTTGCCGAAATCGGCGTGACGGATACTGCTGAACTTAGCCGCCTAACCTATATTCCCAGCCTGTTTGTCATGCTGGGTGCGGTGATCTTCCGTATTTTTGCCAAGCGGTCCAATGCGGTGCAGTTGACGGCCTTCCTGCTCTTTCTGGGAACCGGGCTGGTCGGCGTGGGGCTGTCCAAAAGCTTGCCCGCCATGATCCTTGCTGTCACCGTTCAGCAGATCGGCGCCGGTATGGCCGTGCCCACGCTCATCGCCTGGGCCCAGACGAAGTTTACCTTTGAACACCGTGGGCGCGGCATGGGCGCGTGGACCAGCGCCTTTTTCATGGGCCAGTTTGCTTCGGCCTGGGTCGCGAATAATCTGGCGCAGGCGGCAGGCTCCATGCGAGGCGGCTTCCTGATCGCAGGAATGGTCGCCGCGGCATCTTGCGGCGCGGTCATTCTGTGGGGGCTGCTGGGGCGCGGAAAAGCCCGCTTTGCTGTTTGA
- a CDS encoding TetR/AcrR family transcriptional regulator has translation MQPMPSFHGDPSLPAAAKLPEQDRSKASQERMLAATRRLIAHHGSDDFTLKDVALAGKVSVGSIYLRYPSKDRLIRTALSLELDRIAAEEVRMVRSVLKKAYNLAEAVALYIEGYGHLLATNALILRTAMNRAEHDTELSVIGKARAEQSAVAAIQIFLAFPEEIGGQRKQAKADVAFRLIFAALAREFGLGATRDSARWIDWAAFRQELALACLAYLQHAP, from the coding sequence ATGCAGCCCATGCCGTCATTCCATGGTGATCCTAGCCTCCCGGCGGCCGCCAAGCTGCCCGAGCAGGACCGCAGCAAGGCCAGCCAAGAACGCATGCTGGCCGCCACGCGCCGGCTGATCGCCCATCATGGCAGCGACGATTTCACGCTGAAGGATGTGGCCTTGGCCGGCAAGGTTTCGGTCGGCTCGATCTACCTGCGCTATCCCTCCAAGGACAGGCTGATCCGCACCGCGCTCAGCCTCGAGCTGGACAGGATTGCCGCGGAAGAGGTGCGAATGGTCCGGAGCGTTCTGAAAAAGGCGTATAATCTTGCCGAAGCCGTCGCGCTGTATATCGAGGGCTATGGGCATCTCCTGGCCACCAATGCCCTGATCCTGCGCACCGCGATGAACCGCGCCGAACATGACACGGAACTGTCCGTCATCGGCAAGGCGCGGGCGGAACAATCGGCTGTCGCGGCCATACAGATCTTCCTTGCCTTTCCCGAAGAGATTGGCGGGCAGCGCAAGCAAGCGAAGGCGGACGTCGCCTTCCGCCTGATCTTTGCGGCACTGGCGCGGGAATTCGGACTGGGGGCGACGCGCGATTCTGCCCGTTGGATCGATTGGGCCGCATTTCGGCAAGAACTGGCGCTCGCCTGTCTGGCCTATTTACAACACGCTCCCTGA
- a CDS encoding fumarylacetoacetate hydrolase family protein, with translation MKLVRYGSVGAEKPGLVDAQGQLRDLSAHLTDITPDWLAPERLTALGAIDVEALPIVEGTARLGVPLSGTRQFIAIGLNYSDHAEEAGMPIPAEPIMFTKAVSCIQGPDDDVRRPRGSKKMDWEVELGIVIGTRAAYVDKERALDHVAGYVVCDDLSEREYQLERLGSWDKGKGCDTFGPVGPWLVTCEEVGNVQNLGMWLDVNGQRMQTGSTGTMIFDCATIVSYVSQFMVLLPGDIITTGTPPGVGMGMKPPVFLKEGDVIELGIEKLGTQRHTVRAWNDGV, from the coding sequence ATGAAACTGGTGCGTTACGGGTCTGTCGGCGCAGAAAAGCCGGGTCTGGTCGATGCGCAGGGGCAGTTGCGCGATCTTTCCGCCCATCTTACCGATATCACGCCCGACTGGCTGGCGCCCGAACGTCTGACCGCGCTGGGCGCGATCGATGTCGAGGCGCTGCCCATCGTGGAAGGCACGGCGCGTTTGGGCGTGCCGCTTTCCGGCACGCGCCAGTTCATTGCCATCGGCCTCAATTATTCCGACCATGCCGAGGAAGCCGGGATGCCCATCCCGGCCGAACCGATCATGTTCACCAAGGCCGTCTCCTGCATCCAGGGGCCCGATGACGATGTGCGCCGCCCGCGCGGATCGAAAAAGATGGACTGGGAGGTCGAACTGGGCATCGTGATCGGCACCCGCGCGGCCTATGTCGACAAGGAGCGCGCGCTGGACCATGTGGCGGGCTATGTCGTGTGCGACGACCTGTCCGAGCGCGAATATCAGCTTGAACGCCTTGGTTCGTGGGACAAGGGCAAAGGCTGCGACACGTTTGGCCCCGTCGGCCCCTGGCTGGTCACGTGCGAAGAGGTGGGCAATGTGCAGAACCTAGGCATGTGGCTCGATGTGAACGGACAGCGCATGCAGACCGGCAGCACGGGCACCATGATCTTCGACTGCGCCACCATCGTCAGCTATGTCAGCCAGTTCATGGTACTGCTGCCGGGTGATATCATCACCACAGGCACCCCGCCGGGCGTGGGCATGGGCATGAAGCCGCCGGTGTTCCTGAAGGAAGGCGATGTAATCGAATTGGGCATCGAGAAGCTGGGCACGCAGCGCCACACCGTGCGCGCATGGAACGACGGGGTCTGA
- a CDS encoding SDR family oxidoreductase — MDGRLRGRTCMVTGGAQGIGRAIAERFAAEGARVIAADLRFDDAPPSGSGLECLMLDVTDEAAVAKAAAAWGDVDVLVNCVGMVAHGTILDGAMADFDRSMSVNVRSMALMIRAFLPAMLARGDGSIINVASVVSSVMAAPNRFAYGTSKAAVIGLTMSVARDFIDRGIRCNAISPGTVESPSLHQRFAATGDAQAARAAFIARQPMGRMGQAEEIAATAVLLAGDEARFMTGSNLVIDGGMSL, encoded by the coding sequence ATGGACGGACGGCTGCGGGGCAGGACATGTATGGTCACAGGCGGGGCGCAGGGGATAGGCCGGGCAATCGCAGAGCGTTTTGCCGCCGAAGGGGCGCGGGTAATTGCAGCGGATCTGCGCTTTGACGATGCACCTCCGTCCGGATCGGGGCTTGAATGCCTGATGCTGGACGTGACCGACGAGGCCGCCGTGGCAAAGGCGGCGGCGGCATGGGGCGACGTGGACGTTCTGGTCAATTGCGTGGGGATGGTGGCGCATGGCACGATCCTTGATGGCGCGATGGCCGATTTCGACCGCAGCATGAGCGTCAATGTGCGTTCAATGGCCTTGATGATCCGGGCCTTCCTACCCGCGATGCTGGCGCGCGGCGATGGCTCGATCATCAATGTCGCCTCGGTGGTTTCCAGCGTGATGGCGGCGCCCAACCGCTTTGCCTATGGCACCAGCAAGGCGGCGGTGATCGGCCTGACCATGTCTGTCGCGCGCGATTTCATCGACCGGGGCATCCGTTGCAACGCGATCAGCCCCGGCACCGTCGAGTCACCTTCCCTGCACCAGCGTTTCGCGGCCACGGGTGACGCGCAGGCCGCGCGCGCCGCCTTCATCGCGCGCCAACCCATGGGGCGCATGGGGCAGGCCGAGGAAATCGCCGCCACTGCCGTCCTGCTGGCCGGCGACGAAGCGCGTTTCATGACCGGCAGCAATCTGGTGATCGATGGAGGCATGAGCCTGTGA
- a CDS encoding SDR family NAD(P)-dependent oxidoreductase: MTQPVSAPLAILTGGSSGIGQYLVGALARAGYAVAFSYRSSPDDAQVAVEALEAEGLAALALPCDVGIKAQVEVFVAQAVAWAGAAPTLLVNNAGIQTWSPLLDLDEERWDDVIRTNLKGCFLHTQIVGRLMAEAGQGGSIINIGSGCNKLAFPNLVDYTASKGGIEQFTKSAASELGRYGITVNCVAPGAIATRRTAEEAPDYAATWAPITPLGRVGTPEDLLGAVLFFAGAGSRFVTGQTLWVDGGVFTRAAWPYAQ, encoded by the coding sequence GTGACGCAACCTGTTTCAGCGCCCCTTGCCATCCTGACCGGGGGCAGCTCCGGCATCGGGCAATATCTGGTCGGCGCCCTGGCGCGAGCGGGCTACGCGGTGGCCTTCAGCTATCGCTCCTCGCCCGACGATGCCCAGGTCGCGGTGGAGGCGCTGGAGGCCGAGGGGTTGGCCGCGCTTGCTTTGCCGTGCGACGTGGGCATCAAGGCGCAGGTGGAGGTCTTTGTGGCGCAGGCGGTGGCATGGGCGGGCGCAGCGCCCACGCTGTTGGTCAACAATGCGGGCATCCAGACATGGTCGCCCCTGCTCGATCTGGACGAAGAGCGTTGGGACGATGTGATCCGCACCAATCTCAAAGGCTGCTTTCTGCATACCCAGATCGTGGGCCGTCTGATGGCCGAGGCCGGTCAGGGCGGCTCGATCATCAATATCGGTTCGGGCTGCAACAAGCTCGCCTTTCCCAATCTGGTCGATTACACCGCATCCAAGGGCGGGATCGAGCAGTTCACCAAGTCGGCGGCTTCGGAACTGGGCCGTTATGGCATCACGGTGAACTGCGTGGCCCCCGGCGCCATCGCCACAAGGCGCACGGCCGAGGAAGCGCCCGATTATGCCGCGACATGGGCGCCCATCACCCCGCTGGGCCGGGTGGGCACGCCGGAGGATCTGCTGGGCGCGGTGCTGTTCTTTGCCGGCGCCGGATCGCGCTTTGTCACCGGCCAGACCCTGTGGGTCGATGGCGGCGTCTTCACCCGCGCCGCGTGGCCCTATGCCCAGTGA
- the dld gene encoding D-lactate dehydrogenase, producing MPSEIDIVTSQTLLRDLAAIVGKRHVLTQDSATRPYATGYRYGAGPVLAVVRPASPLEQFRVFAACVAADVIVIAQAANTGLTGGSTPDGLYDRPVVIINTMRIKGVHLLGAGEQVVCLAGATLFELERLLSPIGREPHSVIGSSCIGASVIGGVCNNSGGALIRRGPAYTELALYARATADGRVDLVNHLGIDLGSDAEAMLSAVAKGWFGAAAAPGVASTPDYAERVRAVDAPSPARFNADATRLFEASGCAGKLMVLAVRLDTFPKDRRTATFYIGTNDPGELDVLRRRALGELRHLPVSGEYIHREAFDVAARYGKDVFVAIERFGTDRLPLFFALKNRLDRLGAALRWLPDHFSDRTLQAASRLLPQHLPPRMRAWRDRFEHHLILKVADEGIEETRALLASLFPSADGDLFECTPLEAKKAFLHRFAVAGAALRYRAIHAPAVGEIIALDVALRRNDRDWREQLPPGIGACIDRALYYGHFFCHVFHQDYVLKPGIDPVALEHRMWRLLDERGARYPAEHNVGHLYQAGPELAAHYRTLDPGNRLNPGIGQTSRQRHWGDGESCC from the coding sequence ATGCCCAGTGAGATCGACATCGTGACCAGCCAGACCCTGCTGCGCGACCTTGCCGCCATCGTCGGCAAACGCCATGTGCTAACACAGGACAGCGCAACCCGGCCCTATGCCACCGGCTATCGCTATGGAGCAGGGCCGGTGCTGGCCGTGGTGCGGCCCGCCAGCCCGCTGGAACAATTCCGTGTGTTCGCCGCCTGCGTCGCGGCCGATGTGATCGTGATCGCGCAGGCCGCCAACACGGGGCTTACCGGCGGATCAACCCCCGATGGGCTTTATGATCGCCCGGTTGTCATCATCAACACTATGCGGATCAAGGGCGTCCACCTGCTGGGCGCGGGCGAACAGGTGGTGTGCCTTGCAGGGGCCACCCTGTTTGAACTGGAACGCCTACTCAGCCCCATCGGGCGCGAGCCCCATTCGGTGATCGGTTCCTCCTGCATCGGCGCGTCAGTGATCGGGGGCGTGTGCAACAATTCGGGCGGAGCACTGATCCGGCGCGGCCCTGCCTATACCGAACTGGCGCTTTATGCCCGCGCCACGGCGGACGGGCGGGTGGATCTGGTCAACCATCTGGGCATTGATCTGGGCTCCGATGCCGAAGCGATGCTGAGTGCGGTAGCCAAGGGGTGGTTTGGCGCGGCGGCGGCCCCGGGCGTTGCCTCCACCCCCGATTATGCCGAGCGGGTGCGGGCGGTCGATGCCCCCTCGCCCGCCCGCTTCAACGCCGATGCCACGCGGCTGTTCGAGGCATCAGGCTGCGCGGGCAAGCTGATGGTGCTGGCGGTGCGGCTTGACACATTTCCCAAGGACCGGCGCACGGCCACTTTCTATATCGGCACGAATGATCCGGGGGAACTGGATGTGCTGCGGCGGCGGGCCTTGGGCGAATTGCGGCATTTGCCGGTGTCGGGCGAATATATCCACCGCGAGGCGTTCGATGTTGCGGCGCGCTATGGCAAGGATGTGTTCGTCGCCATCGAACGGTTCGGCACCGACCGTCTGCCGCTGTTCTTTGCGCTGAAGAACCGACTGGACCGGCTGGGGGCAGCGCTGCGCTGGCTGCCCGACCATTTTTCCGACCGGACGCTGCAGGCCGCGAGCAGACTGTTGCCGCAGCATCTGCCGCCGCGCATGCGTGCGTGGCGCGACCGGTTCGAACATCACCTGATCCTGAAAGTGGCCGATGAGGGGATCGAAGAGACGCGCGCCCTGCTCGCCTCCCTGTTCCCCAGCGCCGATGGCGATCTGTTCGAATGCACGCCGCTGGAGGCGAAAAAGGCGTTCCTCCACCGCTTTGCCGTGGCGGGCGCGGCCCTGCGCTATCGCGCCATCCATGCCCCGGCGGTGGGCGAGATCATCGCGCTCGACGTGGCGCTGCGCCGCAATGACCGCGACTGGCGCGAACAACTGCCCCCCGGCATCGGCGCCTGCATCGACAGGGCGCTCTATTACGGGCATTTCTTCTGCCACGTTTTCCATCAGGATTACGTGCTGAAGCCCGGCATCGACCCCGTCGCGCTGGAGCATCGCATGTGGCGCCTGCTGGACGAACGCGGCGCGCGCTATCCGGCGGAACACAATGTCGGGCATCTCTATCAGGCCGGGCCGGAACTGGCCGCCCATTATCGGACGCTGGACCCAGGCAATCGGCTGAACCCCGGCATCGGGCAAACCAGTCGCCAGCGGCACTGGGGCGATGGGGAAAGTTGTTGTTAG
- a CDS encoding TetR/AcrR family transcriptional regulator, producing MAEKKPYHRENLKRDLFEAGRDFVQKHGHHELSMRTLAQLASVSPGAAYHHFADRRAILLAVAIDGFERLLNQVIEPQETELSPVEMIKAGASRFVRFALENPYMIELMYESELTRPQIDPALHHYQEISHAKGVAVIRQFLPNISDKEADLRNITLWTSIYGLVSMINKGIIRPFENGKATIDDISDWVLERAARSTIGD from the coding sequence ATGGCGGAAAAGAAGCCCTATCACCGTGAAAATCTGAAACGGGATCTGTTCGAGGCGGGGCGGGACTTCGTGCAGAAGCACGGCCACCATGAGCTGTCCATGCGCACGCTGGCCCAGTTGGCAAGCGTATCGCCGGGCGCGGCCTACCATCATTTCGCCGATCGGCGGGCGATCCTGCTGGCCGTGGCGATTGACGGTTTTGAACGGTTGCTCAATCAGGTCATCGAGCCTCAAGAAACCGAGCTGTCGCCGGTGGAAATGATCAAGGCGGGGGCATCGCGCTTTGTCCGTTTCGCATTGGAAAACCCCTATATGATCGAACTGATGTATGAGAGCGAACTGACCCGTCCTCAGATCGATCCTGCATTGCACCACTATCAGGAAATCAGCCACGCCAAGGGGGTGGCGGTTATCCGGCAATTCCTGCCCAATATCAGCGACAAGGAAGCCGATCTGCGCAATATCACCTTGTGGACGTCGATTTATGGTCTGGTGTCGATGATCAACAAGGGCATCATCAGGCCGTTCGAGAACGGCAAGGCCACCATTGACGACATTTCTGATTGGGTGCTGGAACGCGCCGCCCGCAGCACGATCGGCGATTGA
- a CDS encoding C-glycoside deglycosidase beta subunit domain-containing protein, with the protein MYEFQLIQSTGFRNHGPEGARDGVEIRLRLPNYRGMRLSLLDGIDVTLDGEFFSHEVTSLIVGGRMYDLAAMRDATTVRWAMGEHASVFVPKPGGLLPGIHHVKVAARVRSPYFPPHLQPLPVHAERLATIVLP; encoded by the coding sequence ATGTATGAATTCCAATTGATCCAAAGCACCGGTTTTCGCAATCACGGACCTGAAGGCGCGCGCGACGGCGTTGAAATCCGCCTGCGCCTGCCCAATTACCGCGGCATGCGTCTGTCCTTGCTCGACGGTATCGATGTCACGCTCGATGGCGAATTCTTCAGCCACGAGGTCACCAGCCTGATCGTGGGCGGCCGGATGTATGACCTTGCCGCCATGCGCGATGCCACCACGGTGCGCTGGGCGATGGGCGAACATGCCAGCGTATTTGTGCCCAAGCCCGGCGGCCTGCTGCCCGGCATTCACCATGTCAAGGTGGCGGCGCGGGTGCGCTCGCCCTATTTCCCGCCGCATCTGCAACCCTTGCCGGTGCATGCCGAGCGTTTGGCCACCATCGTGCTGCCCTGA
- a CDS encoding sugar phosphate isomerase/epimerase family protein, with the protein MEDRFKYGVSLYSFTEDFGSVMSIEEGFDHIADTGATGIEILGETHVTGYPTPDKAWLDRWFGLLDRTGLEPTNMCSWVDTKLRLGQSLSVDEGAAELVRDLTLAHQLGFKFLRPKFGVISADLVPDPIWAPAVERVLDLAHKLDIVICPEIHSPTPINHPVVHGYIDFIERTGTKNFALLIDTGIFQDRPLKSWVHEVPEGDSDHAKLINGMKVNPEELVGIAPYIAFIQAKFHHIDDNLHDENIPWEKVIPVLKRIGYTGYLSSEYEGVREPWVAIDQVRRQHVLLRRLEAACDAVPA; encoded by the coding sequence GTGGAGGATCGCTTCAAATACGGCGTGTCTCTTTACAGCTTTACCGAGGATTTCGGCAGCGTCATGTCGATCGAGGAAGGCTTTGATCATATTGCCGACACGGGCGCCACGGGTATCGAGATCCTGGGCGAAACCCATGTGACGGGCTATCCCACGCCGGACAAGGCGTGGCTGGACCGCTGGTTCGGCCTGCTGGACCGTACCGGGCTGGAGCCGACCAACATGTGCTCGTGGGTGGACACCAAGCTGCGCCTTGGCCAGTCGCTGTCGGTGGACGAGGGGGCGGCCGAGCTGGTGCGCGATCTGACGCTGGCGCATCAGTTGGGCTTCAAGTTTCTGCGGCCCAAATTCGGCGTGATCTCCGCCGATCTGGTGCCGGACCCGATCTGGGCGCCCGCGGTAGAGCGCGTGCTGGATCTGGCGCACAAGCTGGACATCGTGATCTGTCCTGAAATCCATTCGCCAACACCGATCAACCATCCGGTCGTCCATGGCTATATCGATTTCATCGAACGCACCGGCACCAAGAACTTCGCCTTGCTGATCGACACCGGAATCTTTCAGGACCGGCCGCTGAAGAGCTGGGTACATGAGGTGCCCGAAGGCGACAGCGACCATGCCAAGCTGATCAACGGCATGAAAGTGAACCCCGAGGAACTGGTGGGCATCGCGCCCTACATCGCCTTCATCCAGGCCAAGTTCCACCACATCGATGATAACCTCCACGACGAGAACATCCCGTGGGAAAAGGTGATCCCGGTGCTCAAGCGCATTGGATACACCGGCTATTTGTCGAGCGAATATGAGGGCGTGCGCGAACCCTGGGTGGCGATCGACCAGGTGCGCCGCCAGCATGTGCTGCTGCGCCGGCTTGAGGCTGCCTGCGACGCCGTGCCCGCCTAA
- a CDS encoding MFS transporter, which translates to MKTPVAPAPLSISLHRHGEAAAELSARQKSLAFFTLLTALALEIIDLTIVNTVLPAIEHDLRADSAQSQWVIAAYSLSFAVLLILGGRLGDLFGGRRMFLLGVGGFTASSLLCGLASTPHHLIAARALQGMTGAMMAPQVMTMIQLLYDPVERIGRIAWFGVVGGLSAIVGPLLGGVLIALNLFGLGWRAVFLLNVPIGLLAVLAGMVLLPRAERHPDRRIDIAGTALFGAGLFAFLFPMIQEKRHGFDAAMAVWWLAALGLAGAGLIHQRRRQRKRQATVIEPGMFANDTFRLGVLISLSFSAANTGFLFVFAYALQRELGFSALQTGVLHVPFSAGVMFAMAFLVRRFLPQYGRLVLIVGALIMSAGCMGILGWMALGAVRPLLLIPVLLLAGVGMGLVSGPLGAVSVARVERQQAGSASGIIKTVQQMGGALGIALVGSAYLQFAENGRGEAAALAVMVALLALCLFWAARLPKEIFPRKAG; encoded by the coding sequence ATGAAGACCCCAGTGGCGCCTGCCCCACTGTCGATATCCTTGCATCGCCATGGCGAGGCGGCGGCGGAACTGTCGGCGCGGCAGAAGTCGCTGGCGTTTTTTACGCTGCTGACGGCTCTGGCGCTGGAAATCATCGACCTCACCATCGTCAACACGGTGCTGCCGGCCATCGAACATGACCTCAGGGCCGATTCTGCTCAGTCGCAATGGGTGATCGCGGCCTATTCGCTCAGCTTTGCCGTACTGCTCATTCTGGGCGGACGGTTGGGCGATCTGTTTGGCGGGCGGCGGATGTTCCTGCTGGGCGTGGGCGGGTTTACGGCATCCTCGCTGCTCTGCGGACTTGCTTCAACGCCGCATCATCTGATCGCCGCTCGCGCGCTGCAAGGCATGACCGGCGCGATGATGGCGCCTCAGGTGATGACCATGATCCAGCTGCTCTATGATCCGGTGGAGCGCATCGGGCGGATTGCGTGGTTTGGCGTGGTGGGAGGCCTGTCGGCCATCGTCGGGCCTTTGCTGGGCGGGGTGTTGATCGCGCTGAACCTGTTCGGGCTGGGATGGCGGGCGGTGTTCCTGCTGAATGTGCCGATCGGGCTGTTGGCGGTGCTGGCGGGGATGGTTTTGCTGCCTCGTGCCGAGCGCCACCCGGATCGCAGGATAGATATTGCCGGCACGGCACTGTTTGGCGCGGGCTTGTTCGCCTTCCTTTTTCCGATGATTCAGGAAAAGCGCCATGGTTTTGATGCGGCGATGGCGGTGTGGTGGCTGGCCGCACTGGGTTTGGCCGGGGCAGGGCTGATTCATCAACGCCGCCGTCAGCGCAAGCGACAGGCCACCGTTATCGAGCCGGGCATGTTTGCCAACGATACTTTTCGTCTGGGCGTCCTGATCTCGTTGAGCTTTTCGGCGGCGAACACGGGCTTTCTTTTCGTGTTCGCCTATGCGCTGCAACGCGAACTGGGTTTTTCTGCCTTGCAGACCGGCGTGTTGCACGTGCCTTTCAGCGCCGGGGTGATGTTTGCCATGGCCTTTCTGGTGCGTCGGTTTCTCCCGCAATATGGCCGCCTGGTGCTGATCGTGGGGGCTCTCATCATGAGCGCCGGTTGCATGGGCATTCTGGGGTGGATGGCTCTTGGCGCTGTCCGGCCGCTGCTGCTCATTCCGGTTCTCTTGCTGGCCGGTGTGGGCATGGGGCTGGTTTCGGGGCCTTTGGGCGCGGTTTCGGTGGCGCGGGTCGAACGACAGCAGGCCGGATCGGCCAGTGGTATCATCAAGACTGTCCAGCAAATGGGCGGTGCGCTGGGCATTGCCTTGGTGGGTTCGGCCTATCTCCAATTCGCCGAAAACGGACGCGGCGAGGCCGCTGCGCTTGCCGTGATGGTCGCTCTGTTGGCGCTGTGCCTGTTCTGGGCTGCGCGGCTGCCGAAGGAAATTTTCCCGCGCAAGGCGGGTTGA